ccccagcagcagcagcctcagcaGGCCCCGTCGCAGGTACAGCAGGCCCAGGGCAGTGGCGAGGCCCAGCTCATCTCATTCGACTGATCTCGGCGAGGGGGGCTGCCCAGTGTAACACTATTGTCTGCAGGAGTCACTTATGTACTTAACTAGCCatttctgtctcttccccacccccttccctgtggaACGGCCCTGCTCAAGGTGGGGTGGGACCCTGGGGCCCCACCAGCTGGCATGCACCCTCCTGGCCTGGCAGGGAcctccctgctgctctggctccctgagGCTTTTTCCCTGCCCTGTCCTCACCTGGCTGAAATGTGTCATGGTTGCTGGAAGTTgtgaacctccccacccccaccaacagGTGAAGAACGAGTGGGCGCTTGGCCCTTCAGGAAGAGACTTCCGCAAGGCAGAGGCTGCAGCCTGGCTGCTGGGCTTCCCCCCAGGGCTGTGTGGGCAGGATGGTGACTGAGAGTCAGCCCTGAGAAGAGCTCCAGGAACGTGAGCACTAATGGCACAGGCCAGGGactcccttccctgctctgcagcAGGCGAGAGACTTAAACATGCCCTAAGCTTGCTGCTGTCCTGACCCTAGAACAAATGGGGCAAGGAGCTCTGAGCAGAGCTGCCCCTGTGCACAGAGCACAGCCTCTGTCACTATCCCTCTCTGCAGCGTGCACCATGGCTGGCTCTTCTGccccaggaggagctgagccccTCACCACAACCCTGATCCCGTGTCCCTCCATGGGAGCCTGGCCCTGCCGCATGCCCTATGCCCATATCCTCCACCCCTCCTTGGGAGCCTGGGCCCTCCCTGCTTTCTGAACACTCATCTCTCATACGTAGTGGTGGAGTAGCCGGAATGGAAACAGTGacaataaaatgtatttaaagagCTGTTGCTCTGGGCCTGGTGCTGGCTCTGCCCTAGGGCCTAAGCGGGCCCTGGTGCTGCTGTTCCTGCGAGAGCAGGGCCATTGCAGAGGGGTTTGGTGGAAGGCTTGCTGGCCGGCAGTGAAGCAGGGCTGTAACGTGCTCCACTGTTGATGCCCTCGGTGCCAAGCAAAGAGCAGACAGGGTCAGCCTGAAGGGAAGGAGGATCCTAGCCTGGGACTCTCGCTCTGCAGGGGCTTGGATGCACTGCTCACCACTCCTAGGCCGCTGGCCTCAGTGCAGGCCCCAGGGAGCAGCTACTCTCAGCCCACGGCAGAGACGGATTAATTTAAAAGCATTTATTCTTGGGTGTCCGTATCccatgggcttcaggcagccatGCTCAAACATCCTGCAGCCCAGCTGGGCCTACGCCATCTCCAGCTCCCTCCTCCGAAAAATCAGGCATTTGGTGTATTCTGGCATTTCCAGCTGGCAATGAGGAAAACAGGCATTAAGGTGCAGAACAACCAGCTTCTAAAGGGCTTTAGAGCAGTGACCAAGGCCTCCAGGCGTGAGCTGCGGGGCTGgagtagagctgtgtgtgtggaggggggctaAAGTGCAgtgggctgggtgtggggcctgggggccgctgcagcgctgtggcTGGAGAAAGTTTGCCATTGCCTGCTCATGCTGCCAGCCCCTCATTTTCATAGCAACTAACATTCAGTAGCTTCTAGGCTCCCTGCAGCTTAGCCCAAAGCCTTGAAACCTGCCTGTTTCCCACACCACACTGAACCTTACCATGCGCTCGAGGCGCAGTGCGTTGGGGGTGGCCAGCTGCCGCAGCTCCTCCACATCCCGCAGCCCCCAGGCTGGATTCCTGCCAGTCAAAAAAACAACAGAAGGCTGGAGAGGCACAGAGCAGCGTgccgggctctggggtggataTAGCTGCCCTGGACTTTccaaggggtggggctgggctcatCCCCAGCTGCTGCCCGGTGATGAGCTCCAGCCCGCCCCAGATGCTGCCTGGGGAAGAGCCTCCCGCAGAGCACAGCCTGTGCCTGTAAGTGGGAGCCTGTCCTGGGGAAGCTGCCACAGGTGACTTGTGCTCTCCCAGGTGGGGGAGACAGTTGCACCCGGGAACAGGCTGTGATGTGTCCAGTCTAGAGCCCATCGCCTGTGGGCTGGATGCAGATTTGGCCCCTTCAGGGCTTCCACAGGGCAAGCCAGCCCCTAACTACCAGAATTGCTGGAGCCCCTGGGAAGAATTCAGCCCCTGGGGCACACCTCACCTCTCCTGGAGCTTCTCCTCCAGCTCCACGTTGCACTCAGGGCTGATGATCCCATTGATGGCAAAGGGCTGTGGGCACAAAGTGCAGTCAGAGTCACTCCTTGCCCTTCCCAGTCCCACTTCTGTGCCCTGAGGAGGTGGTGGCAGAAGCTGATGGGTGTTTAACCCCTAGGCTTTATTTGATTTCAAGCCTCTCCCATGGGGTCTGGACATGGCATTGCTAGGTCCAGCAGGCAGGGCCACAGGAGGGGTAAGATGTAATACGCTGTGAGCTAAGACAGTAGCAGCCGGTGCCTGCCCCCTCGCTGGAGGAGCTGGGCAGAGCTCTGGGGACCCGCATCCCCGTATTTTGCTCAGCAGATTGCACAGCCtgtcctgtgggggggggggggggaaacacagGCTCCTGGAGACCGTGCAGGGGGCCCAAGACCGCTCTGGTGGTTCACAAAGGGGCCTTGGGCTTCAGATTCCTGGGAAGACCTAATATCCTCCTGCTGCTTCggcggggaggtgggagggggcagaggttgtTGGTTGAGATTCTATTCTTCATACTTACCCCGTAGATCAGGCAAACTCCCCCGGGCTTCAGCAGCTGGCCCACACCCTGGAAGAGTACCTGCAACGCAAAGGCAGGATGTCATCCAGGTgggcactgggagggggggagggtgagcccaggccagggcctgccccatATCCCAGTAGGAGCAGGACAAggtgccagccctgctcctcccgAGCAATAATCCCTTGGGGCGGTGCGGGGTGCAGGCCTGAAAGGGCCACAGGCTCCTTCCGCCAGTGGGAGGAAGGATGTCTTTCTCACAAGGGTTGCTTGTTGTGGCGCCCCCATGTTCCCTGCAGGGCTCAGTTTGTCCACACATGCACACCTCCAGGCCTTGGGCAAGGAAGTGCAGCAGGTTGATGATGACGATGACATTGCAGCAGCCCTGGCTCAAGCCTGCCCACTGGTCCCAGGGCTGAGAAACGTCAATGGCCAGTGGCTTCTTCACGTTCTGCACCTTGGTGGCTCTGATGTAGGCAGAGATGCTGGAGGAAGAGAGACAGGTAAACCGGGAGAGGCTGCTGGTGTCTGCCTGGTGGTGCTGCACTGCACCCAGACAGAGGCTGCTGCCTGCTCTCATAATGGGGGATGCTGCAGGAGCTGCCCTGAGGTGCCAGGCTGGGATCCATTTAGCTACTGCCAGGGCCACAGTACTGCCAGCATCACCCTGCAGCGCAGGCAGTGGCTGTCTTGCCGACTCCAGGGGGGGAAGAGGTGCATTcagctagaccaggggtaggcaacctatggcacgtgtgccaaaggcggcacgcaagctgattttcagtggcactcacgctgcctggtcctggccaccgggccggggggttctgcattttaatttaattttaaatgaagcttcttaaacattttaaaaaccttatttacttcacatacaacaatagtttggttctatattatagacttatagaaaaagaccttctaaaaacattaaaatgtatgactggcacgcgaaaccttaaattagagtgaataaatgaagactcagcacagcacttctgaaaggttgccgacccctgagctagacccTTCCCCCTCCATTAAAAGCCAGAACAGGCAGGAAGTGAGGCCTTGTAGGGGATGCATCTGGCTGCTCTCACCCAGATCATGGGCAAACACCATCTCTCTCCCTGTTGTGCTGTAAGCACTGATGCCTGGACCAAGACGTACCCAGCATGGCAGCTGCCTCTAAGGGAGTGCAAGAGGAGGGATAGGGCTGCAGGAGAATTGCAAGTGAGGTGGGCCATGCAGCCTAAGCCCCCCAGCTCTACAGCTGTGTCTCCTTGCCCTTGGAATTTGTCCTGTGCTGGGGCCACTATAAGTGTCATCCCAATGAAAGCTGTTACAAGCCCATGGGGGTGGGAGTCACTGCAAGATGGcatgttcccctccccctccccgatgCAGGTGTTATATGTTCTGATTAGCCTAAGCCTGAACAGCCTAGAAGGACTTGGCAGGGTTTGCGCAATTTCCAAAGGCAAAGTGAGCACAATCCCCTGCTGAACACTGACAGACTCCTGTTGTCACTGCCTGAAGTGGCAGTGTTTGAGAGCTGGGGCCTACCCCTCctgtgggctggggaagggagctggCAATGCTGTGGGAACAGCAGGTCAGGGCACTTTCTGCTCCTCATTACAGACTCCCCACTGTGTCCGTGATTGGAGCTGTAAGCAGCCCCACCACCATGGGAGTGAAATCCTCAACTCCCCAAATCCTTCCCCGTGGGAAGCTGTCAGCAGCCAGGATGGGGACACGAGCAGCTTTCATGCTGTGGGTGctgtccctgcctctgcccagggCTCCTGGAAGGACCAGACACAAGACGTACCTCTCATGGGCAGACGGGCTGATTTCTGAAGGCTGCCAGGTGACATTAGGCAGGGCTTGGGCAAAATGCACCACATGTTGCCCAGTCCCAGAGGCCAGCTCCAGCCCAAAGGCTTGGCTTGTATTATCCACGTAGTCAGCCAGTACCTCCAGGATCAGCTCCTTATTCCTCTCTGCCATGGGAGACACCAGCATCTTCTGCCACTGACCACAGGGCTTGAGGCTGCCACTAGAATGGTGCTGCCTGGATTTCTGCTCCTGcctgacagggctggctctccTCACAGATGGCCCAGCCTAGATTTATTAAGGCAAAGAAGATTACTGAGTGACGCTTGTCCCCGGGAGAGACGCTTAGGTGGGGCGGACAAACGGGGGAAAGGCCCGTGTGGTTCCTCCAGCCACGGGAGGCCGGCAGGGTGTCGAGGCCCTAGAATACAGCCACGGTTCAGGGCCTCAGCGTGTCTCTTCGGCCCCGGCCAGGCGGCTGGGAATGCTGCCCAAGGCAGCGTGACCCCAGGCACAGCCCCGAGCCCGAGGGCAGGGCCCGCACCCCACGCCTGCCTGGGCCTCattccccacagagccccaggtcacacagcagggcatggaacccaggcgtcctggccccgcccctcgcACAGGCCCCGCCCCTCTCTGCGCCTCCCAAAGGCCAAGTTGCCCTTGTTGCGGAAGCGGTGCATGCTGGGCTCGGAGGATTTAGCGCCCGCTGGCGGGTGACCTGCCTGAGCCATAGAGACGTGGGAGGCGGAGGCTAGACTGTCACCCTTTGCCAGTGACATGGCCTGGGCAGGGCTAGAGCGCCCCGGCGACCATAGAGACTGGGGAGCAGAGCGCCGCCACCGCGTCCTTCGCCTGCTGCAGCCCGCCTCCGAGGCCGGGCGTCTCCTTCCTGCTGCCGGGACCCAGCGTGCTCCGTGCCGGCGCCGCCATGCTGCCCGCCGCCCGCCCCGTGGGGGGGCCCTGCCTGAGGGGGCTCCGGGCCGCCGCCCGCCTGCTGCTCCGGTACCGGGGCCGCCCCGTCCCCGCGGGAGCCCCGAGCGGCCGGTCCCCGCGCGCGGCCCTGGGGCAATCCCGGGCCCGTCCCCTGCGGGTCCCGCCGCCCCGCTCGCGCGGCTCGGGCTGCGAGCCCGGCACGGCCCGttcccggggggggcggggggctgcgcgGGGCTGTGCGCggggcacctccgggcctggctaGAGCCTGACCGGGCCTCTCTTTCCATCGACAGGCAGCCGCTGCCGGGAGTCTGCGCTGGGAGGATGCTGAGGACCGGCTGCCCCCGAAGGGCCGAAGCCCTGGCCAGCGCCCCCTTGGATAACGCCCCGAAGGACTATCCGCCCAAGATCCGGCAGCTGGTGCAGGACATCGCTGGCTTGACACTGCTGGAGATCTCGGACCTCAATGAGTTGCTGAAGGTGGGCAGGACTTGGGcaggctctgcctctccctgtcAGGGGCTCGTGACGGGTACCGGCGGGGGGGGtcacctctctctcccctgccccccgcaagtctctcctcttcccccaccagctcctccacggagctcccagctgtttgctgctgcctctccctgtggctgcagctggccagctccaggagctgctgcacaGGAAGGAGGCCCAGCTagcaaaccctggcagaaattggGGGGAGGGCATGTGATCCCACCTCCCCACATGTAACCTCTGGAAAGTGCCCCACTTCGTATAGTTGGGTAGGGTAGATGGCCTGGGCTGTACTAAGTTGGGGCTCCCAAGGCGTGGggggaaggcaggatactggggtgGTTGATTGTCAGGGCACAGAATGGAGCTGTTCCTCTGCCCTTTGTCTATGGCTGGGGTGTTCTATGGTGGTCCCTCTTCTTGCTGGGAACACAGGACAGGCTTGAAGTGCTGTTGATTACACTTTGTTGCCTTCTGCAGAAGACATTGAAGATCCAGGACATGGGGCTGATGCCGATGGGTGGAATGATGCCACCACCTGCAATGCAGTCAGCCACTCAGGTAACTCCCAGGTGCTCTGCTAGGGTCCTCCTCCTTGCCCCTGGACAAATGCCAGGGGAAGGGAAGCACTGTCTAGGAAGATGGGCATTGGTTTAACCTTGTACTTTGGCAAATTTAGTTCTAGTGAGTCCAAAAATGCCCCACCTGTGATTCTGAAGGTTGGTTCTGAGCTAAACAGACCTACTCCAGGTTCTCCTAGGGGTCTTTATACCTGTGGTGATTCTAGACAAGGAACTGGAGTGTTGGTAGAAGTTTATATAGCTGCCTATCAATCTTGGAGCATCTTTCTCTGTGCGAGTGCTGTGCCCCTCTGCAGGTTTGCAGTGAGGTGAGTTCCCCAGTTGGCCAGAAGGGGCTGTTTGTCACATCCTGTGTGTGGCAGGGCGGAAGGGTCCTGAATGCTGCTATACTCGGCCTCACTAGCTTGTGTTGGTTCCAGGTAGCAGAAGAAGAAGAGGCACCcaagaagcaggaaaaaaaacatttcactgTCAAGCTGACTGAGGTGAATGCTGTGGAAAAAGTAAAACTGATCAAGGAAGTGAAGAACTGCATGCAGGGGCTGAACCTTGTCCAGGTGAGCACTTACCTCTGCCTGTATGATCTTGGTCACTGCTTGAGCAGCATCTCCCTGGGGCTGTGCTGAAAGCTCTGAGCCTCTGCCCaaactattttcaaaagtgctttttaaaacaGAGACATTGGCTGTACTTCAGAATAGCAGCTTGGATTCTTCCATGTCCTTGGGCTCCCTTTCCAGTGCACAGCGGTGTCCCAAGTGCATGGGGACTGAGCAGAGGCCACCCAACAGgaaggctatgtccacactaccatgataagtcgacctacgctacgcaacCCCAGCTACGTACCTTAGGTCGAATTACTGTAGGAGATCAATGGGAGAAACTTTCCAgtcaacttcccttactcttctcgttgaGGGTAGAGTATAGGGAtcgactggagagtgatctgctgtTGATTTGATGGGTCTTCATTAGATCCGCCAGTGGCTCGAGCTCGGCATAGATctgggctgtagtgtagatgtggccaaAGTGTCTGCACCCACTTGTCTCTATTGATACCTTCAAAACAAGTGTCCCTCCTTCCCAGGACTTCTGGGTGGTTGGTTTCTAGAGGCAATAATGCACATTCTCACCAGATGGGGGCAGCAAAAACCTAACCCTAACCATGTGAGAGCGGCTGAGTCCCACATGGAATCTGCAAGAGAGGAGGGGCCATGGGAggaagacctttttttttttttcccctttaacagCAGAGGAGTTTATTTATCCTATTAAGTACAGGAAATCCCAATCAAACAGCTTAACTTGCCGGCACAGGTTAAACAAGCCATGTAAAGCATTTTTTACTGAACATGTGAAAAGTCAGGGCCTAAGAGTCCAAAGACAGAGTTGTCAGAACAGTTCATATTCGAGTCGGAGCTTATTTATCTTAAACTCTTCTGATGTTGCTTGTGTGTCCTGGAGGTGGAAATAGTTCCGCAGATCTGTTTAAATTGGCCCAACCAGCGGCATTTAACAAGCACTGAAGCAATGAAAGATTTAGAGACTGCATTTACTGATGTGCGATTAGATTGTCTTCCTTCAACACCCTCTTCGGCATCTCAGGCAGGCTTGCAGAGAGCCACAGCAGAAAAGCGAACTTCTCCTCTCTCACGTTCTGTGAACTGTCTGCAGATCTTGGCAGAACCCTTCAATAGCAAATCATCTGAACTTTCTCCATGATTTACAGGGAATTGCATGCGTCCATCCACTTCATACAGGTGTTCATCCACGTTGACAAACCGAATAAAATAGAAGTTCACTTCCTCTTCCTCTACTTGACACTGGCCTTCTGGTGCAACAGCAGTGTGGACTTCCTGAATAACCTTGTTATTTTC
The window above is part of the Chrysemys picta bellii isolate R12L10 chromosome 12, ASM1138683v2, whole genome shotgun sequence genome. Proteins encoded here:
- the LOC101933926 gene encoding methyltransferase-like 26 B isoform X5, translating into MLVSPMAERNKELILEVLADYVDNTSQAFGLELASGTGQHVVHFAQALPNVTWQPSEISPSAHESISAYIRATKVQNVKKPLAIDVSQPWDQWAGLSQGCCNVIVIINLLHFLAQGLEVLFQGVGQLLKPGGVCLIYGPFAINGIISPECNVELEEKLQERNPAWGLRDVEELRQLATPNALRLERMLEMPEYTKCLIFRRRELEMA
- the LOC101933926 gene encoding methyltransferase-like 26 B isoform X2; this encodes MPCCVTWGSVGNEAQAGPSVRRASPVRQEQKSRQHHSSGSLKPCGQWQKMLVSPMAERNKELILEVLADYVDNTSQAFGLELASGTGQHVVHFAQALPNVTWQPSEISPSAHESISAYIRATKVQNVKKPLAIDVSQPWDQWAGLSQGCCNVIVIINLLHFLAQGLEVLFQGVGQLLKPGGVCLIYGPFAINGIISPECNVELEEKLQERNPAWGLRDVEELRQLATPNALRLERMLEMPEYTKCLIFRRRELEMA
- the LOC101933926 gene encoding methyltransferase-like 26 B isoform X3 produces the protein MPCCVTWGSVGNEAQAGPSVRRASPVRQEQKSRQHHSSGSLKPCGQWQKMLVSPMAERNKELILEVLADYVDNTSQAFGLELASGTGQHVVHFAQALPNVTWQPSEISPSAHESISAYIRATKVQNVKKPLAIDVSQPWDQWAGLSQGCCNVIVIINLLHFLAQGLEVLFQGVGQLLKPGGVCLIYGPFAINGIISPECNVELEEKLQESWKCQNTPNA
- the LOC101933926 gene encoding methyltransferase-like 26 B isoform X4; the protein is MLVSPMAERNKELILEVLADYVDNTSQAFGLELASGTGQHVVHFAQALPNVTWQPSEISPSAHESISAYIRATKVQNVKKPLAIDVSQPWDQWAGLSQGCCNVIVIINLLHFLAQGLEVLFQGVGQLLKPGGVCLIYGPFAINGIISPECNVELEEKLQERNPAWGLRDVEELRQLATPNALRLERMVRFSVVWETGRFQGFGLSCREPRSY
- the LOC101933926 gene encoding methyltransferase-like 26 B isoform X1, encoding MPCCVTWGSVGNEAQAGPSVRRASPVRQEQKSRQHHSSGSLKPCGQWQKMLVSPMAERNKELILEVLADYVDNTSQAFGLELASGTGQHVVHFAQALPNVTWQPSEISPSAHESISAYIRATKVQNVKKPLAIDVSQPWDQWAGLSQGCCNVIVIINLLHFLAQGLEVLFQGVGQLLKPGGVCLIYGPFAINGIISPECNVELEEKLQERNPAWGLRDVEELRQLATPNALRLERMVRFSVVWETGRFQGFGLSCREPRSY
- the MRPL12 gene encoding large ribosomal subunit protein bL12m — encoded protein: MLPAARPVGGPCLRGLRAAARLLLRQPLPGVCAGRMLRTGCPRRAEALASAPLDNAPKDYPPKIRQLVQDIAGLTLLEISDLNELLKKTLKIQDMGLMPMGGMMPPPAMQSATQVAEEEEAPKKQEKKHFTVKLTEVNAVEKVKLIKEVKNCMQGLNLVQAKKLVESLPQEIKAHVSKEEAEKIKAALEAAGGTVVLE